In Erigeron canadensis isolate Cc75 chromosome 6, C_canadensis_v1, whole genome shotgun sequence, the following are encoded in one genomic region:
- the LOC122605299 gene encoding pentatricopeptide repeat-containing protein At3g22470, mitochondrial-like: protein MYVIKSMRKSACVLHRNTSKFPFFLFHNHNIILSSSLNPQINFPCTPQILNKPKNPINETTLTPPMYEKKTKIPGGITHYNKIVKSLCKDRRVIEAYDVFCEMIVKGVNPNVVTFNCLIKCLCDLGLCEKAENLFSEMMSRRVLPNVVTFNILLHSLCKDGRVEEGRNLFDIMKVNRCMPDVVSYNILINGYCKDGRVHEALSVSAEMTEKGIVPDVVTYTTLINGLCRVGRIEDARLCFDEIRGCGLVPDVVAYSTLIDFLFKDGKYDEAIELYMDMKKFRVVPNINLYNILIDGMCKAGKVDAGEERFRELLASSVLEPNFYTYNIMINAYCKSRMIDKAWSLFEEMSGIKVGPTIVTYNTLINGECHVGGVKDAYLLLDDIRKSDLVPNIVTYSTMIDSLYKLEKFDNVSKLLRDMDDDGVIPNIVFWNTLIDGRCKSGKVDLALEEFRKLPSRGLQPNIRTYNIMMNGLFKNNKLKEADDLFQEMLIGGCMPDGFTFNIIIQGLLRLNETEMAIQFLRRMLDAGFSADAHTSTNLVTVLTSNKLDYASKEVLKTFFRLTYKIT from the coding sequence atgtATGTCATCAAATCAATGAGGAAATCTGCTTGTGTTCTTCATCGAAATACAAGTAAGTTCCCATTTTTCTTATTTCATAATCACAACATTATTTTATCTTCTTCATTAAACCCACAAATTAATTTCCCTTGTACACCTCAAATTCTTAACAAACCCAAAAACCcaataaatgaaactactttaaCTCCCCCAATGTatgaaaagaaaactaaaattcCAGGTGGTATAACACATTATAATAAGATTGTTAAAAGTCTTTGTAAGGATAGGCGGGTTATCGAGGCGTATGATGTTTTTTGTGAAATGATAGTGAAAGGGGTTAACCCGAACGTTGTGACGTTtaattgtttgattaaatgcttatgtgaTTTGGGGTTATGTGAAAAAGCAGAAAACTTGTTTAGTGAAATGATGTCGAGAAGAGTTTTGCCGAATGTGGttacttttaatatattattgcaTTCGCTTTGTAAAGATGGGAGGGTCGAGGAAGGGAGGAATTTGTTTGATATTATGAAGGTGAATCGGTGTATGCCTGATGTTGttagttataatatattgattaatgGGTATTGTAAAGATGGAAGAGTACATGAGGCGTTGAGTGTTTCTGCAGAAATGACGGAAAAGGGAATTGTTCCTGATGTTGTGACGTATACTACTCTTATAAATGGTTTGTGTCGGGTAGGTAGGATTGAAGATGCACGTTTGTGTTTTGATGAGATTCGGGGTTGTGGGCTTGTTCCAGATGTTGTTGCTTACTCTACTttgattgattttttgtttaaagATGGTAAATATGATGAGGCAATCGAACTGTATATGGATATGAAAAAGTTTAGAGTAGTTCCTAATATTAATCTGTATAATATTCTTATTGATGGTATGTGTAAAGCCGGGAAAGTCGATGCCGGTGAGGAACGTTTTAGAGAACTACTTGCGTCGTCGGTATTGGAACCCAATTTCTATacttataatattatgattaaCGCTTATTGTAAGAGTAGAATGATAGATAAAGCTTGGAGTCTTTTTGAGGAAATGTCTGGGATAAAAGTTGGTCCTACTATTGTGACCTACAACACTCTCATCAACGGCGAGTGTCATGTTGGCGGAGTCAAGGATGCATATTTGCTTCTTGATGATATTCGAAAGTCTGATCTTGTTCCTAATATTGTTACTTACTCTACTATGATAGATTCGTTatataaacttgaaaagtttgatAATGTTTCTAAACTACTGAGAGACATGGATGATGATGGAGTGATTCCTAATATTGTTTTTTGGAACACTCTCATTGATGGAAGGTGCAAATCTGGGAAAGTTGATCTCGCTCTGGAGGAATTTCGGAAACTTCCTTCTAGAGGCTTGCAGCCTAATATTCGTACATATAATATTATGATGAATGGATTATTCAAGAATAATAAACTCAAGGAGGCAGATGACTTGTTTCAGGAAATGCTGATTGGAGGTTGTATGCCAgatggttttacttttaatataattattcaGGGACTTCTTCGACTGAATGAAACGGAAATGGCAATTCAATTTCTTAGAAGAATGCTTGATGCTGGCTTTTCTGCAGATGCTCACACGTCAACAAACCTAGTCACCGTATTGACCTCAAACAAGTTGGATTATGCTTCTAAGGAAGTGCTTAAAACGTTTTTCCGGCTtacatataaaataacatag
- the LOC122605331 gene encoding FAD synthase-like, translating to MEIDKAVRESEDGRLKIKYNNAIYVIQRALSLYSIEEVAFSFNGGKDSTVLFHLLRAGYFLHNGHSNGDLPDAEFTFPIRTIYFETSSVFPEINSFTYETAASYGVQLDILREDFKSGLEALLKSKPIRAIFLGVRIGDPTAVGQEQFSPSSPGWPPFMRVNPILDWSYRDVWAFLLACKVQYCGLYDQGYTSIGSINDTVPNALLSINDSPIGEKRFKPAYMLSDGRSERAGRARKISTAATCNGQKCLLPHQSNALTASIVAVGDEILSGIVEDKLGPLLCKKLHSLGWVVSQVATVQNELDSVAEEVIRWKSKSDLVFIYGGVGPLHSDVTSGGVAKAFGVRLAPDEEYEEYLSHLFGDKCTGERNKMAQLPEGITELLQHEKLPVPLIKCHNVIVLTATNVDELDQQWDALVDLRSTNLLASTGPFYSKHLTTSLSDLEVAQPLSKISFEFPDIYTGCYRKSRAGPLVITLEGKDQETVEAAIESLSKKLSSGVKQVSV from the exons atggagatCGATAAAGCAGTGAGAGAAAGCGAAGATGGAAGGCTGAAGATCAAATATAACAACGCCATTTACGTTATTCAACGAGCTCTTTCCCTCTACTC TATCGAAGAGGTTGCATTCAGCTTTAATGGAGGAAAGGATTCAACT GTTTTGTTCCACCTGCTTAGGGCAGGATATTTTCTGCATAATGGGCATTCAAATGGGGATCTACCTGATGCTGAGTTTACGTTTCCAATAAGGACAATATATTTTGAAACCTCTTCTGTCTTCCCTGAAATCAATTCATTCACTTATGAAACAGCTGCTAG TTATGGTGTGCAGTTAGATATCCTTCGTGAAGATTTTAAGTCTGGTTTGGAGGCACTTTTAAAGTCGAAACCGATCAGGGCTATTTTTCTTGGTGTTCGAATTGGAGATCCCACTGCC GTTGGTCAGGAACAATTCTCTCCTAGCTCACCTGGATGGCCACCTTTCATGAGAGTGAATCCAATCCTGGACTGGTCATACAG GGATGTATGGGCTTTTCTGTTGGCGTGCAAGGTTCAATACTGTGGTCTCTATGATCAAGG TTACACATCAATTGGAAGTATTAATGACACCGTTCCAAATGCACTACTATCTATCAATGATTCTCCAATTGGCGAAAAAAGGTTCAAGCCCGCATATATGCTTTCTGATGGTAGATCGGAAAGAGCAGGCAGAGCAAGAAAAATATCTACTGCTGCTACCTGCAATGGCCAGAAATGTTTGTTACCACATCAGAGCAATGCCCTCACAGCCTCCATTGTAGCTGTGGGTGATGAAATTCT TTCTGGAATAGTTGAGGATAAATTGGGACCTTTATTGTGTAAAAAGCTTCATTCATTAGGTTGGGTGGTTTCACAAGTTGCTACTGTGCAGAATGAG TTAGATTCTGTAGCTGAAGAAGTTATAAGGTGGAAGTCTAAGAGTGACTTG GTGTTCATATATGGAGGGGTTGGCCCGTTACATTCAGATGTTACTTCTGGAGGGGTTGCGAAAGCATTTGGTGTTCGTTTG GCTCCAGATGAAGAATACGAAGAATATCTCAGCCACCTGTTTGGTGATAAGTGCACTGGCGAACGGAACAAG aTGGCCCAACTGCCTGAAGGCATTACAGAATTGTTGCAACATGAAAAGCTTCCAGTACCATTG ATCAAGTGTCATAATGTGATCGTTCTTACTGCAACAAATGTTGATGAGCTGGACCAGCAATGGGATGCTTTGGTTGATTTAAGGTCTACTAATCTCCTAGCATCAACGGGACCATTTTATTCAAAGCATTTGACGACCTCCCTCTCCGAT TTAGAAGTTGCTCAGCCTTTATCCAAGATTTCTTTCGAATTTCCAGATATCTACACTG GGTGCTATCGTAAATCCAGAGCTGGGCCTCTCGTTATAACCCTTGAAGGGAAG GATCAAGAAACAGTAGAAGCAGCCATAGAATCGCTTTCCAAGAAGTTATCATCTGGTGTGAAACAAGTTTCTGTTTAA
- the LOC122605009 gene encoding uncharacterized protein LOC122605009 has product MDIESNRILNVNQNSRGSKSVNEEKKSMSEFSNPLFVNHAELAWHEIRRAWVGDKPQTSHSKFRQPILSWTTSFEDFLASGEPFPDPIQLADVVDLLVDIWDEEGS; this is encoded by the exons ATGGATATTGAAAGCAATCGTATCCTTAATGTTAACCAGAATTCAAGGGGTTCTAAATCCGTCAATGAGGAAAAGAAGTCCATGAGTGAGTTTTCAAATCCTCTCTTCGTGAACCATG CTGAGTTAGCTTGGCATGAGATAAGAAGAGCCTGGGTTGGTGATAAACCTCAAACATCACATAGCAAATTTAGACAGCCAATTCTAAG TTGGACCACAAGTTTTGAAGATTTTCTCGCATCCGGTGAACCATTCCCCGACCCAATTCAGTTAGCT GATGTCGTTGACCTTTTAGTTGACATTTGGGACGAAGAAGGTTCCTAG
- the LOC122605164 gene encoding multifunctional methyltransferase subunit TRM112 homolog A-like → MRLLTHNMLASNIKGVTNGFPLRIEAEKVVEKQVDFNPDFLKNMFSKIDWKALSDACKTMGYAELPEETPDHTLLDSDEFLQKLHHALLELHLEEGALVCPETGRKFPVNKGIPNMLLHEDEV, encoded by the coding sequence ATGAGGCTGCTAACACACAACATGCTCGCATCAAACATCAAAGGTGTAACCAACGGCTTCCCTCTCCGCATCGAGGCCGAAAAGGTCGTCGAAAAACAAGTCGATTTCAACCCCGATTTCCTCAAAAACATGTTCTCCAAAATCGACTGGAAAGCGCTGTCTGATGCTTGTAAGACAATGGGATATGCTGAACTCCCTGAAGAAACTCCTGACCACACTCTCCTTGATTCTGATGAGTTTTTGCAGAAGCTTCATCACGCGCTGCTTGAGCTCCATCTCGAAGAAGGCGCCCTTGTTTGCCCTGAAACTGGCCGCAAGTTTCCGGTTAATAAGGGAATTCCGAATATGCTCCTTCATGAAGATGAGGTCTAA
- the LOC122603840 gene encoding acetolactate synthase small subunit 1, chloroplastic-like — protein sequence MSVTATLQSVSTPASPLSQGCRLELPPKLLSFTKSSVGRRLAFKLVNAISDSGNGAPASLLSTSSLNGVTAPPLSSKVKRHTISVFVGDESGIINRIAGVFARRGYNIESLAVGLNKDKALFTIVVSGTEKVLQQVVEQLNKLVNVIKVEDLSKEPQVERELMLVKLNVDPTTRAEIMWLVDVFRANVVDASESSLTIEVTGDPGKIVAVQRNLAKFGIQELTRTGKIALRREKLGETAPFWNFSAASYPDLESATPIATSSSVTCTVDEDSTAMSGGDVYPVEYNNSCIMDQVLDANWGVVYDEDSTGRQSHTLNILVNDTPGVLNVVSGVISRRGYNIQSLAVGPAEMEGLSRITTVIAGTDESIYKLVQQFRKLVDVHEVKDITHLPFAERELMLIKVAASSAVRRDVLDIATIFRAKPVDVSDHTLTLELTGDFNKLFALQRLLESYGICEVARTGRVALVRESGVDSTYLRGYSLPL from the exons ATGAGTGTCACAGCCACATTGCAGTCTGTCTCTACTCCGGCGTCACCACTAAGCCAGGGCTGCAGATTGGAACTACCACCTAAACTGCTTTCTTTCACTAAATCAAGTGTTGGTCGAAGGCTTGCTTTTAAGCTGGTTAATGCTATCTCCGACTCCGGTAATGGAGCTCCGGCTTCACTTCTTTCTACTTCTTCCCTTAATGGAGTTACTGCCCCGCCACTTTCTTCCAA GGTGAAGCGCCACACTATCTCGGTGTTCGTAGGAGATGAAAGTGGTATTATAAACCGAATCGCAGGAGTTTTCGCTAGAAGAGGTTATAATATCGAGTCACTTGCTGTTGGTTTAAACAAGGACAAGGCTTTGTTTACTATAGTTGTTTCTGGAACTGAAAAGGTCTTGCAACAAGTGGTGGAGCAGCTCAACAAGCTTGTGAACGTCATAAAG GTGGAAGACCTTTCCAAGGAACCACAGGTAGAACGGGAATTGATGCTTGTGAAGCTTAATGTAGATCCAACCACACGAGCTGAG ATTATGTGGCTAGTAGACGTCTTTAGAGCCAACGTTGTGGATGCATCAGAAAGCTCGTTGACTATAGAG GTTACCGGGGATCCTGGGAAGATTGTTGCTGTTCAGAGAAATTTAGCCAAGTTCGGAATCCAAGAGCTCACTAGAACAGGAAAG ATCGCTCTAAGACGGGAAAAACTGGGTGAAACTGCTCCATTTTGGAACTTCTCTGCAGCATCTTACCCAGATCTAGAATCCGCAACTCCAattgctacttcttcaagtgtTACTTGCACTGTTGATGAGGATTCGACTGCAATGTCAGGG GGTGATGTGTATCCTGTGGAGTACAACAATAGCTGCATAATGGATCAAGTTCTTGACGCCAATTGGGGGGTAGTCTATGATGAAGAT TCAACTGGTCGGCAGTCTCATACTTTAAACATTCTGGTCAATGATACTCCTGGAGTTCTCAACGTGGTCAGTGGAGTTATATCCAGAAGGGGTTACAACATTCag AGTCTGGCCGTAGGTCCAGCAGAAATGGAGGGTTTATCTCGCATTACGACTGTGATTGCTGGTACAGATGAATCTATTTACAAGTTGGTTCAGCAGTTCCGCAAATTGGTGGATGTTCATGAG GTCAAAGATATCACCCATCTACCATTTGCAGAACGTGAGCTAATGTTAATTAAAGTTGCTGCTAGCTCTGCTGTTCGAAGGGATGTCCTAGACATCGCCACCATCTTTCGAGCCAAGCCTGTTGATGTTTCTGATCACACTCTCACACTAGAA CTCACAGGAGACTTCAACAAGTTGTTTGCATTGCAAAGATTGTTAGAGTCCTATGGAATTTGTGAG GTCGCAAGGACTGGTCGAGTGGCATTGGTGCGAGAGTCAGGGGTCGATTCTACATATCTACGTGGGTACTCCCTTCCGTTATAA